In the genome of Arachis stenosperma cultivar V10309 chromosome 6, arast.V10309.gnm1.PFL2, whole genome shotgun sequence, the window TAAGCCAccaatattaattaataatataaaatatatgttaaaataaaaaatacacaattatatatatatatatatatatatattaaataattttagtagctaattttaatgtatacataatatttttattaattacgcagttctattatcttcttattcttttctttttttatttgagtaaaaatatatatatgttgagAGTTGTATACtcacataaaaatatattcatataaaattaatatttaataattattaaatattaatttagtcaaatataatttaatactCATTCTCATCTATTATCTTCATATAACTTTTTGTAAATGGTCACCTAACCTACGATtgatgaataataataaaatttttggttATACATGATGCAGGAATCTTGGATTAGAATATTTGGACCTTTACTTAGTCCACTTCCCAATGAGTGCAAAGCCTGAAATAAGGAAATTCTTTTATAAAGAAGATGAATTGGTGCCATTTGACTTGAAGGGCGTCTGGGCTTCAATGGAGCAATGCCACAACTTAGGCCTCGCAAAATCAATTGGAGTTAGCAACTTCTCTACCAAGAAACTTCaagatcttctttcttttgctacTATTCCTCCTGCGGTTAATCAagtaagatttttttatttatttatattaattgtaCACATAAACATTAATTTATAGAaagtcaatgaaatatttgtataattagctatttatttaacttaatatgagttaaaaaataaatatttagaataaaatactACTAATTTCTCAAACATAATACACCCATACTATCTAGAATAATCATTCAGGTACTAGAAATAATAAACATCTGATATCCTACTGAATCAAACATCTTTTATATCCCCATTGTACATATTTTACAGATATTCTATTGATTTCCTATACTTCTTCTTAACTTTATTCCTTGGATCACTAAATTAAATATTGTACCACACCAATCACACAAAAACAGGTGGAGTTGAATCTTTCGTGGCAGcaaaggaatctaagagaataTTGCAAAGCTAAGGGTATTATGGTAACTGCATATTCTCCTTTGGGTGCCAACGGAACCAGCTGGGGTAGTAATGATGTTATGGACAGTGAAGTGCTCAAGCAAATTGCACATGTTCATGGAAAAACTATTGCTCAggtaaaaagaaaacaaatagaaaatccaattaaagttgtccatactttttattttgattataattaataactCTTTGTTAATGTATTTAAATTGATTATAGGTAAGTCTTAGATGGTTGTATGAACAAGGTGTGACTTTCGCCGTGAAGAGCTACAACaaagaaagaatgaaacaaaatttagaaatatttgatttttcaCTTACAAATGATGATTACCAAAAGATTAATCAAATCAAACAGGAGCGCAAAGTGAAGAACGGTCCAGCTGGATTCGATGTTGCTGATCTTCTATGGGATGGAGAAAATTAGATACTACACTCATTCATGTTTTGTGTTGTGTGTTAATAGAAGGATTAATAGTCTTCAAAATAAAAGGATTTATTCTCAAGAAAAGTAATGATACTTATGTATTGgttaaattacaaaattagtCTTTACACTTTCAGTAAAATTGTAATTTAGTCTTTATActctaaaaatttataattaggtccctaaaaagaaataaaatttgcAATTTAGTTCCTGTCGTTCAAAAAGTATTtaatttaacagaatatttttaacatattcTCTATTTTAATAGAATATACTTAGCATATGTTgaaaatattctgttaaatcaaATACTTTTGAACGACATGgactaaattacaaattttaattctctttaaagatttaattacaaatttttaaagtgTAAAAACTAATTTGTAATTTCATTAAATATATAGACATCAACCATGTAATTTAACCTTATGTATTTCATGTGTAGCTTTCGTTTTAAGATGGGATACTCATATTTGGTtgatgttttaaattttgagttTTAGTTTTGGAATTGGaataatattttgatatattCTCTGCATTTCTCTTTACATTGAGGGTCATCAACTGTTtatcgattatatatatatatatattatattttattatttatcgattatatatatacgGTGCAAATTCTGATAACATAGATGCAAATtctgataaatataaatataaattatatattttttgtgtataaATTTCTGTAAACATGAGTGCAAATTATTACTGAAAAAATATTAGATCGAAATGATAATATTTTAGCATTGTTCTTTATTATATGGAAATAGTCTATGGGCAACATCATACAAGAGTTGAATTTAAGTAAAACTCTTATCTTGCTTGGTAATTAAACATCTTGATAAATACGGCAAAAATCACTGCAAAAACTAGTGCGAATCCAATAACAATGGTTGCAACCACTCCCAAAAATTCATGCCTAAAACCATAGTAATTTTTTAAGAAGTCTTTCACCGGAACATATATTCCATTAAACTCAGTATTTTCTTCTATATCTCCATATTGTGAAGCCACCAACCCATACAAACTCCAAGCTACTGGATTTATCAAATTGTACCATCTCCACCATATTGGTATCCGCTGTTACAATatcataaaaaacaaaaaacaagagAAAGTCAATGATAGAACACTCattttaaggtttagggtttagggagCCAGCActtatattaaaatttgatcaGCACTTAATCAGTTAAAAAAAGTGAGTAATCTCATATTATTAGatgtaatctcacaccattaaaaacatAAATGATGATTAATTAATAACTACAAATCACAAAACCTACTAGCTTATTCCATTTCAcaactttttgaaaattttaaacaaatacaataacaaagggattgaaaaaaaaaacaaacatgaaaaaatgaaaagaactaaaaataaaatgtgttTAGAAATGTTCAAactgaagcaaaaaaaaattcacaatatTTACATGCACCGAAATAGGATAATACTAGGGAGACAAAAAACAGCAAGAACTTGCCTTATTAATGAATGCTAATAAGACAAGTTCTGACTGTTTTTTTTGACTGATTTTCTTTAGTTACCAAATATTTCCGTCGAAATATAcctatcattttttttttcaaaacatgCAACTGAATTAATGTATGTCAGTCATTAACgattaactaataataataacactACTTACTGTACGTGGAATCAGAAAGCCAGAGAAAAGATTCCACATAGAGTATGTTGCACTTCCAACTATTGAAGCAATGTGTGGATTTGGGGCTGTGGCTGCCATCATCATTCCATAGTAGGTAAAATATAGGAAagtgaagaacatgaagaacaagTACCAAAAGAATTTAGCCACGGTCCATTCATAACCAATCATTGCATAAACTATTACTCCATATGCTATAGACTGTAAGAGAACATGAGGGATTTCAATTAAAGCCTgcttaaaaaaaatgaaaaataaaaaaaatgttagtcACTTATCAGTTAAACAGTATAACTATGTTACGTGTACGcaaaaaattagttaatcaaTATTAGTAGTTAATTTAGTGGCTAATTTTGATGTGGGAGGAAATTGAAAAATGCTTGCCTGAGCAAAAGCATATGCCAAAGGAGAATACATTCCGGCGGCTTGTTCTCTGTAAAATACAGTTCTTTCTACGGTCACCACCGGTAGTACGGAAGTAGCATTCTTGTTGCCAATAAGCATCACAGCAACATACATCAACCCCATGGAATTAAATAGATCTTGGTGCTTCTCACTGCAATTCATTCATATGTAAacttattttagttttagaacTTCATAATAAGctaataaaaaatgttatttgtatACGAAAAATCAATTACCAAATCTGTCACTATGTATTCTGTTTTCTACCATGTATTCGATAGGAGTGACTGATTTGTAGTTAATTTTTAGTGTATATATAGCATAGTTATAGCATGATGTCATACATTTTGGAGCCAAGTTTCCAAAACATGCTTCCAAGTACCAAGGCGAGTGTTGTTGTTAAGAGAAATCTTATGGCAGTGTATAGAGGATTGCGCCAATATGACCAATGTTGTTTCCATAAGCAAGCCATGCATTGAGTAAAGAAGCTCCTTGAATACTTTGAAGGAAAATAAAGCTCCTTGGAACATGGTTTTGGAGTATTTAATTCTCTGATAAGGACCTTGTTTCTCCTAAAACACATCACACaaggaataataaaatctaagaacatatatatataacttatgaatttaattttaatgtattgtATGTGTAAAATAGTTTTACACGTGCATTCAATCACGTAATGTCACATAATCAAAAGTAACTACTATTTTTATTAACGGCGTAAATGATTATCTAAAAGGATAGATGTTATTGTACGGATATATAAAACAATTTACACATAAAAAATACCTGTACAAGTCTGAATTTTTGTACAGTTGAGCAAAATCAATTCCCAATTCCATTTCTTTTGCTGAACTTGTGACTTCCAACATCCATGTTGCTGGATTATAGCCATCACTGATTGCATTAACACCTTGAATTCCCTTTTGTGAGAAAAGTGTTTTGGTAAATAAGTCCAATCAGTATTAATAGATACTCACTTTTTTAAAGTGTCAAGACATGAATCAATTTTATTCACCAAATTTTCTCTAAGGTTTTACCTCAAAGTAATGAATTAAATCAGAAGAATTATGGCCAAGTGGCCCAACATATATCTCTTCTCCTCCTCGCTTCATTAGAAAAAGCTGCATTATTTCATTCAAATAACAATTAGAAACAAGTTGATTAATTAAAGTAACTAACAAACTTAAATATGTAACAACTTTATTACCTCATCAAAAGATTCAAATATATCAATGCTAGGTTGATGGATGGTGCAAACAATTGTTCTGCCAGTGTCCACTATGTTCCTAACTGCTCTCATAACAATAGCAGCAGCCCTTGCATCAAGCCCAGAAGTTGGTTCATCCATGAATATGATTGAAGGATTAGCCACTAATTCGACCGCGATAGTTAACCTTTTGCGTTGTTCAGTCGACAAACCATTAACACCTGGCAATCCAACTATTGCATTCCTTAGCGAGTTCAACTCCACAAGCTCCATCACTTCATCAATAAACATCTGCAAAATCTAACTGTCATGAAA includes:
- the LOC130935141 gene encoding NAD(P)H-dependent 6'-deoxychalcone synthase-like: MSSTTKPAVPNVVLQSSFNMPVIGFGTASETNDGDTVKAAAIEAIKLGYRHFDTASCYGSEQALGEAIAEALKLGLISSRNELFVTSKLWLSDNHPHLVLPALQKSLQNLGLEYLDLYLVHFPMSAKPEIRKFFYKEDELVPFDLKGVWASMEQCHNLGLAKSIGVSNFSTKKLQDLLSFATIPPAVNQVELNLSWQQRNLREYCKAKGIMVTAYSPLGANGTSWGSNDVMDSEVLKQIAHVHGKTIAQVSLRWLYEQGVTFAVKSYNKERMKQNLEIFDFSLTNDDYQKINQIKQERKVKNGPAGFDVADLLWDGEN